Proteins co-encoded in one Nitratireductor kimnyeongensis genomic window:
- the rsmI gene encoding 16S rRNA (cytidine(1402)-2'-O)-methyltransferase, translating to MDNPRGEKSFVVGNARIGAGPLEPALYLVATPIGNLGDITLRALEVLAGADIVACEDTRVSRVLLGRYGIGQSLTAYHEHNADKAGPRLLSALEAGQSVALISDAGTPLVSDPGYRLVDQAIEKGLRVVPIPGPSAVLAALSASGLPTDAFLFAGFLPVKDGQRRTRLETFRQTPATLVFFESPRRLDDSLAAMADVLGGARQACVARELTKTFEELRRGALSDLAAHYADTGAPKGEVVVCVAPQDSEEETSAEDVDRLLMALSNEMSASKAAGEAARMTGGRKSELYQRLLDLKAKSDAG from the coding sequence ATGGATAACCCGCGCGGGGAGAAGAGTTTCGTCGTCGGCAACGCGCGCATTGGTGCCGGGCCGCTGGAGCCGGCGCTCTATCTGGTGGCAACGCCCATCGGCAATCTGGGCGACATCACGCTGCGTGCGCTCGAGGTTCTTGCCGGGGCGGATATCGTTGCCTGCGAGGACACCCGCGTTTCGCGCGTGCTTCTTGGGCGCTATGGCATCGGCCAGAGCCTCACCGCCTATCACGAGCACAATGCGGACAAGGCCGGCCCGCGCCTTCTTTCCGCACTGGAAGCGGGGCAAAGCGTTGCGCTCATTTCGGATGCCGGAACGCCTCTCGTCTCCGATCCCGGTTATCGTCTTGTGGATCAAGCAATTGAAAAAGGCCTGCGCGTCGTGCCCATTCCCGGCCCCTCTGCGGTGCTGGCAGCACTCTCGGCGTCGGGCCTGCCGACGGATGCCTTTCTGTTTGCAGGCTTCCTGCCCGTGAAAGACGGGCAGCGCCGCACGCGGCTGGAAACATTTCGCCAGACGCCGGCGACACTGGTGTTCTTCGAATCGCCGCGCCGCCTCGACGACAGTCTGGCCGCCATGGCGGACGTGCTCGGCGGCGCGCGCCAGGCCTGCGTGGCACGCGAGCTGACCAAGACATTCGAGGAATTGCGGCGTGGCGCGCTTTCGGATCTGGCCGCGCATTACGCCGATACCGGTGCGCCCAAGGGCGAAGTGGTGGTCTGCGTGGCGCCGCAGGATAGCGAGGAAGAAACAAGTGCCGAAGATGTGGACCGACTGCTCATGGCGCTCTCCAATGAGATGTCGGCCTCGAAAGCGGCTGGCGAGGCTGCCCGTATGA
- a CDS encoding penicillin-binding protein activator, producing the protein MKLMTSPGRRTGIRSLALAGLLALGGCMGGDVPYGMPQSGGQTIATQPVLDNAPRVPASGEVIGTGEARVALLLPLTGEGNASRIAAELKNAALLAMDDVGLNALELVVKDTGGTSEGAAIAAGQASAEGAAAVLGPLFSANVRAAAQAIGTSQTPMVAFSSDRAAASPGVYLNSFLPQGVVQRTLSYAAGQGVRSVVAVLPEGAAGDIAEAEARRTMLSMGGEVTAVARYAYDNMSVDEAVQGVADAVRSADGVFIPDGGTSPATIVSTMTESGIDISGKKLLGTGQWASANLADPALQGGWFADTDQTRVNTYKQRYQTRFGAEPSLTSALSYDSVVLVANIAKGGGGIPRHALETPVGFNGYTGLFRFLSDGTTERGYAIYEVREGKAEIIDPAPSRFGGGS; encoded by the coding sequence ATGAAATTGATGACATCGCCCGGTCGCCGAACCGGAATCCGCTCGCTGGCGCTTGCCGGTCTACTGGCTCTTGGTGGTTGCATGGGGGGCGATGTGCCCTACGGCATGCCGCAGTCAGGCGGTCAGACCATTGCCACACAGCCGGTCTTGGACAATGCGCCGCGCGTGCCTGCCTCGGGCGAGGTGATCGGTACGGGTGAGGCGCGGGTCGCGCTGCTTTTGCCGCTAACCGGCGAAGGCAATGCCAGCCGCATCGCGGCCGAGCTGAAGAACGCCGCGCTGCTTGCGATGGACGATGTCGGTCTCAACGCGCTGGAACTGGTGGTGAAGGACACGGGCGGGACCTCCGAAGGCGCTGCGATCGCCGCCGGTCAAGCCTCCGCCGAAGGTGCGGCCGCCGTGCTGGGTCCGCTCTTTTCGGCCAATGTGCGCGCCGCCGCCCAGGCGATCGGAACATCGCAGACCCCGATGGTCGCGTTCTCTTCGGATCGCGCCGCGGCATCGCCCGGCGTCTATCTCAATTCCTTCCTTCCGCAGGGCGTGGTCCAGCGCACGCTCTCCTATGCGGCAGGGCAGGGCGTGCGCAGCGTGGTGGCGGTCCTGCCCGAGGGGGCTGCCGGCGACATTGCGGAAGCTGAAGCGCGTCGCACCATGCTGTCCATGGGTGGCGAGGTGACAGCGGTTGCCCGCTATGCCTATGACAACATGTCCGTCGATGAAGCGGTGCAGGGCGTTGCCGATGCGGTGCGTTCCGCGGATGGGGTGTTCATCCCCGATGGCGGCACGAGCCCGGCGACCATCGTCTCGACCATGACCGAATCCGGTATCGACATTTCGGGCAAGAAGCTTTTGGGGACCGGGCAATGGGCGAGCGCCAATCTGGCAGATCCTGCGCTGCAGGGCGGGTGGTTCGCCGATACGGACCAGACCCGCGTCAACACCTACAAGCAGCGTTATCAGACACGATTCGGCGCCGAGCCGTCTCTGACCTCCGCGCTTTCCTATGACTCGGTTGTCCTCGTCGCCAACATCGCCAAAGGCGGTGGCGGGATCCCGCGCCATGCCTTGGAAACCCCGGTGGGCTTCAACGGGTATACCGGCCTTTTCCGCTTTTTGTCCGACGGCACGACCGAGCGCGGATACGCCATCTATGAGGTGCGGGAAGGCAAGGCCGAGATTATTGACCCGGCCCCGTCACGGTTTGGTGGAGGCAGTTAG
- the hemW gene encoding radical SAM family heme chaperone HemW, whose protein sequence is MISAPESSPGFGVYLHWPFCAAKCPYCDFNSHVRHQPVDQKRFAAAFQRELATMRARTGPRTVTSIFLGGGTPSLMEPETVGALLDAVAANWDVPDGIEVTLEANPSSVEADRFRGYRAAGVNRVSLGVQALNDRDLKFLGRLHNVDEALKAIGLAREIFPRLSFDLIYARPHQSEEAWASELEQAMGHAADHLSLYQLTIEEGTRFQLLHEAGKLAMPDQDHAARLYEITQEVTAARGLPAYEISNHARPGAESRHNLVYWRYGEYVGVGPGAHGRFIQDGCRQVTFTEKMPETWLERVEMQDHGVIGGEVLTHDEEADEFLLMGLRLVEGIDLPRYEALSGRALSNTRIAVLQEEGLVEPVGNTRLRATPKGMIVLDAVVADLAR, encoded by the coding sequence GTGATCTCCGCGCCCGAAAGCAGCCCGGGTTTCGGCGTCTATCTGCATTGGCCGTTTTGCGCGGCCAAATGCCCCTATTGCGACTTCAACAGCCATGTGCGCCACCAGCCGGTGGATCAGAAACGTTTTGCCGCCGCCTTTCAGCGTGAACTTGCCACCATGCGCGCCCGCACCGGCCCGCGCACCGTTACCAGCATATTTTTGGGTGGCGGTACGCCTTCGCTGATGGAGCCTGAAACCGTCGGCGCGCTGTTGGATGCCGTTGCTGCCAACTGGGACGTTCCGGACGGTATCGAGGTGACGCTGGAGGCAAACCCCAGCTCCGTTGAAGCCGACCGCTTTCGCGGCTACCGCGCGGCCGGCGTCAACCGTGTTTCGCTCGGCGTGCAGGCGCTCAATGACCGGGATCTTAAATTTCTCGGACGTCTGCACAATGTGGACGAGGCACTCAAGGCCATCGGCCTTGCCCGTGAGATCTTTCCACGCCTCTCCTTCGACCTGATCTATGCCCGCCCGCACCAGAGCGAGGAGGCGTGGGCCAGCGAGCTTGAACAAGCCATGGGGCACGCGGCAGATCATCTCTCGCTCTATCAGCTCACCATCGAGGAGGGCACACGTTTCCAGCTTCTCCACGAGGCCGGCAAGCTTGCGATGCCGGATCAGGATCATGCCGCACGACTTTACGAGATCACGCAGGAGGTGACGGCCGCACGGGGGCTGCCGGCCTATGAGATTTCGAACCACGCCCGCCCTGGGGCTGAGAGCCGGCACAATCTCGTCTATTGGCGTTATGGCGAATATGTCGGCGTCGGCCCCGGCGCCCATGGCCGGTTCATTCAGGATGGCTGTCGCCAAGTGACGTTCACCGAAAAAATGCCTGAGACATGGCTCGAACGCGTCGAGATGCAGGACCATGGTGTCATCGGCGGCGAGGTTCTGACCCACGATGAGGAAGCCGACGAATTCCTGCTTATGGGATTGCGTTTGGTGGAAGGCATCGACCTACCACGCTATGAAGCGCTTTCGGGCCGGGCGCTTTCCAACACGCGCATCGCAGTGTTGCAGGAAGAGGGCCTTGTCGAGCCCGTCGGCAACACCCGGCTGCGGGCAACGCCGAAGGGCATGATTGTGCTGGATGCGGTTGTCGCCGATCTGGCCCGATAG
- the rph gene encoding ribonuclease PH yields the protein MRPSKREPDEMRAVSFERGFSKHAEGSCLVRFGDTHVLCTASLEERVPPWLRNSGQGWVTAEYGMLPRSTGDRMRREASSGKQGGRTLEIQRLIGRSLRSVVDLQALGEKQITVDCDVIQADGGTRTAAITGGFIALSDCLSWMEARQMVSRDKVLKDHVAAISCGIYNGTPVLDLDYAEDSAAETDANFVMTGKGGIVEIQGTAEGEPFSEEEFAALMGLARKGITKLADMQKMAIS from the coding sequence ATGCGCCCGTCCAAACGCGAACCCGATGAGATGCGTGCCGTCAGTTTCGAGCGTGGCTTTTCCAAGCATGCGGAGGGATCGTGCCTGGTGCGCTTTGGCGATACCCATGTGCTGTGCACGGCAAGCCTCGAAGAACGCGTACCGCCATGGCTGCGCAATTCAGGCCAGGGCTGGGTGACGGCCGAATATGGCATGCTGCCGCGCTCCACCGGTGACCGCATGCGGCGTGAGGCCTCTTCCGGCAAGCAAGGCGGGCGCACACTTGAGATCCAGCGCCTGATTGGCCGCTCGCTGCGCTCGGTCGTTGACCTGCAGGCCCTTGGCGAAAAGCAGATCACCGTCGACTGCGACGTGATCCAGGCTGACGGCGGTACCCGTACAGCGGCAATCACCGGCGGCTTCATTGCACTTTCGGATTGCCTTTCATGGATGGAAGCGCGCCAGATGGTGAGCCGCGACAAGGTTCTGAAGGATCATGTCGCCGCAATCTCCTGCGGCATTTACAATGGCACGCCGGTTCTCGACCTCGATTATGCCGAAGATTCGGCGGCAGAGACCGACGCCAATTTCGTGATGACCGGCAAGGGCGGCATCGTCGAAATCCAGGGCACCGCCGAAGGCGAGCCATTCTCCGAAGAGGAGTTTGCGGCCTTGATGGGACTGGCCCGCAAGGGTATCACCAAGCTTGCGGACATGCAGAAGATGGCGATTTCCTGA
- the rdgB gene encoding RdgB/HAM1 family non-canonical purine NTP pyrophosphatase yields the protein MRPIENNTFVLASHNKGKLREFSDLLAPFGYTVRSAAELGLPEPEETGTTFEENARIKALAAAEATGLPALSDDSGLCVDALDGAPGVYTADWATREDGSRDFMMAMEKTEKLLAENGADTTDKRTGRFVATLCLCFPDGETEYYRGEAEGHLVWPPRGTDGFGYDPVFQPVGYDVTFGEMTAQEKHGWKPGDEHALSHRARAFQKFARARLGAA from the coding sequence TTGAGACCGATCGAAAACAACACCTTCGTGCTCGCCAGCCACAACAAGGGCAAATTGCGCGAATTCTCCGACCTTCTTGCCCCCTTTGGCTACACGGTTCGCTCGGCTGCGGAGCTAGGCCTGCCAGAGCCGGAGGAGACCGGCACAACATTCGAGGAAAACGCCCGCATCAAGGCACTGGCCGCTGCCGAAGCCACGGGCCTGCCCGCCCTTTCTGACGATTCCGGCCTTTGCGTGGATGCGTTGGACGGTGCACCCGGCGTTTACACCGCCGACTGGGCCACAAGGGAAGATGGCAGCCGCGACTTCATGATGGCGATGGAGAAAACGGAAAAACTGCTTGCCGAGAACGGAGCCGACACGACCGACAAGCGCACCGGTCGGTTCGTGGCTACGCTTTGCCTTTGCTTCCCCGACGGAGAAACCGAGTATTACCGCGGCGAGGCCGAAGGACATCTGGTGTGGCCGCCGCGCGGCACGGACGGGTTTGGCTATGACCCTGTGTTTCAACCGGTTGGCTACGACGTTACATTTGGCGAGATGACGGCACAGGAAAAGCATGGCTGGAAACCGGGGGATGAACACGCGCTCTCCCACCGAGCACGTGCATTCCAGAAATTCGCGCGTGCCAGGCTGGGCGCTGCGTGA
- a CDS encoding VOC family protein produces the protein MQPSAILEAALYVSDLGEAERFYGEMLGLERIAKVEGRHVFFRCGQTVLLLFNPSATVEPPAPDARLPVPPHGAIGPGHLCFAATSDEIVHWKAHLEAAGITIEADFEWPSGGRSIYFRDPFGNSLEFAEPRIWGLT, from the coding sequence ATGCAACCATCGGCAATCCTCGAGGCAGCGCTCTATGTAAGCGATCTTGGCGAGGCCGAGCGCTTTTACGGTGAGATGCTCGGGCTTGAGAGGATCGCAAAGGTCGAAGGGCGGCATGTGTTCTTCCGCTGCGGACAGACTGTACTTTTGTTGTTCAACCCCTCAGCGACCGTTGAGCCGCCAGCACCCGATGCCCGGCTTCCAGTGCCGCCGCACGGGGCAATCGGCCCCGGCCACCTTTGCTTTGCCGCGACCAGCGACGAGATTGTCCACTGGAAAGCGCATCTTGAAGCGGCCGGGATTACCATCGAGGCGGATTTTGAATGGCCGAGCGGTGGCCGTTCCATCTATTTTCGCGATCCTTTCGGCAATTCGCTCGAATTCGCTGAACCACGTATCTGGGGACTGACTTGA